One window from the genome of Eucalyptus grandis isolate ANBG69807.140 chromosome 7, ASM1654582v1, whole genome shotgun sequence encodes:
- the LOC120295349 gene encoding sodium channel modifier 1-like isoform X2 codes for MSVFGGDSWAREAQHRKRRVDDLAVEGLDASSYKKLSSGKFACLVCPGAPVLDSALMLSMHCKGSHHLVALSRLKERELKKKDEIVKRIALSDCIANTSTSTSILNRIKSRPLIEQTRKAVSEVLDKGNTRQDVHNDGHSGKICGNLHSNETSHVSESFSFAAKEAADEVVVQQQLSMRERRERELKFTSAGWKRDCNGKWFKDENVEFDSDEEDPNICLG; via the exons ATGAGCGTGTTCGGAGGAGATAGCTGGGCAAGAGAAGCCCAGCACCGGAAGAGAAGAGTCGACGATCTGGCCGTGGAAGGCCTCGACGCCTCCTCCTACAAGAAGCTCTCCTCCGGCAAGTTCGCCTGCCTCGTCTGCCCTGGCGCCCCCGTCCTCGATTCTGCTCTCATGCTCTCC ATGCATTGCAAGGGGTCACACCACCTTGTTGCATTGTCGAGATTGAAGGAgagagaattgaaaaagaaggatgagATCGTCAAGAGAATAGCCTTGTCTGATTGTATTGCTAATACCAGCACTAGTACTTCTATTTTAAATAGGATAAAAAGTAGACCCTTGATTGAGCAAACAAGGAAGGCCGTTTCTGAAGTACTTGATAAGGGAAACACTAGACAAGACGTCCATAACGATGGACACAGTGGAAAAATATGTGGGAATCTCCATAGTAATGAAACCTCACATGTGAGCGAAAGCTTCTCTTTCGCTGCAAAAGAAGCAGCTGATGAGGTGGTTGTACAGCAACAACTTAGTATGAGAGAGCGTCGTGAAAGAGAGCTCAAGTTTACTTCTGCAGGTTGGAAGCGCGACTGCAATGGCAAATGGTTCAAGGATGAAAAT GTTGAATTTGATTCAGATGAAGAAGATCCAAATATTTGTCTTGGATAA
- the LOC120295349 gene encoding sodium channel modifier 1-like isoform X1, with the protein MSVFGGDSWAREAQHRKRRVDDLAVEGLDASSYKKLSSGKFACLVCPGAPVLDSALMLSMHCKGSHHLVALSRLKERELKKKDEIVKRIALSDCIANTSTSTSILNRIKSRPLIEQTRKAVSEVLDKGNTRQDVHNDGHSGKICGNLHSNETSHVSESFSFAAKEAADEVVVQQQLSMRERRERELKFTSAGWKRDCNGKWFKDENVSSFSNLNYIILFCKASRSRNL; encoded by the exons ATGAGCGTGTTCGGAGGAGATAGCTGGGCAAGAGAAGCCCAGCACCGGAAGAGAAGAGTCGACGATCTGGCCGTGGAAGGCCTCGACGCCTCCTCCTACAAGAAGCTCTCCTCCGGCAAGTTCGCCTGCCTCGTCTGCCCTGGCGCCCCCGTCCTCGATTCTGCTCTCATGCTCTCC ATGCATTGCAAGGGGTCACACCACCTTGTTGCATTGTCGAGATTGAAGGAgagagaattgaaaaagaaggatgagATCGTCAAGAGAATAGCCTTGTCTGATTGTATTGCTAATACCAGCACTAGTACTTCTATTTTAAATAGGATAAAAAGTAGACCCTTGATTGAGCAAACAAGGAAGGCCGTTTCTGAAGTACTTGATAAGGGAAACACTAGACAAGACGTCCATAACGATGGACACAGTGGAAAAATATGTGGGAATCTCCATAGTAATGAAACCTCACATGTGAGCGAAAGCTTCTCTTTCGCTGCAAAAGAAGCAGCTGATGAGGTGGTTGTACAGCAACAACTTAGTATGAGAGAGCGTCGTGAAAGAGAGCTCAAGTTTACTTCTGCAGGTTGGAAGCGCGACTGCAATGGCAAATGGTTCAAGGATGAAAATGTGAGTTCTTTCAGCAATTTGAATtacattatattattttgtaagGCATCACGCAGTCGTAATTTGTAA
- the LOC104453227 gene encoding sodium channel modifier 1, with amino-acid sequence MSVFGGDSWAREAQHRKRRVDDLAVEGLDASSYKKLSSGKFACLVCPGAPVLDSALMLSMHCKGSRHLVALSRLKERELKKKDEIVKRIALSDCIANTSTSTSILNRIKSRPLIEQTRKAVSEVLDKGNARQDVHNDGHSGKICGNLHGNETSHVSESFSFAAKEAAEEVVVQQQLSMRERHERELKFTSAGWKRDCNGRWFKDENVEFDSDEEDPNICLG; translated from the exons ATGAGCGTGTTCGGAGGAGATAGCTGGGCAAGAGAAGCCCAGCACCGGAAGAGAAGAGTCGACGATCTGGCCGTGGAAGGCCTCGACGCCTCCTCCTACAAGAAGCTCTCCTCCGGCAAGTTCGCCTGCCTCGTCTGCCCTGGCGCCCCCGTCCTCGATTCTGCTCTCATGCTCTCC ATGCATTGCAAGGGGTCACGCCACCTTGTTGCATTGTCGAGATTGAAGGAgagagaattgaaaaagaaggatgagATCGTCAAGAGAATAGCCTTGTCTGATTGTATTGCTAATACCAGCACTAGTACTTCTATTTTAAATAGGATAAAAAGTAGACCCTTGATTGAGCAAACAAGGAAGGCCGTTTCTGAAGTACTTGATAAGGGAAATGCTAGACAAGACGTCCATAACGATGGTCACAGTGGAAAAATATGTGGGAATCTCCATGGTAATGAAACATCACATGTGAGCGAAAGCTTCTCTTTCGCTGCAAAAGAAGCAGCTGAAGAGGTGGTTGTACAGCAACAACTTAGTATGAGAGAGCGTCATGAAAGAGAGCTCAAGTTTACTTCTGCAGGTTGGAAGCGCGACTGCAATGGCAGATGGTTCAAGGATGAAAAT gttgaattcgattCAGACGAAGAAGATCCAAATATTTGTCTTGGATAA